DNA from Rubripirellula lacrimiformis:
CAGCGGCAACTGAACCATGGCGATTGGCTCCCGCTCGATTCCCTCTGCACTTTCTACCTGGGTTTCCACGTACCAATCGTAAAAATCGGTACCGTAGCTGGCCGTCCAGAGACGACGATGCGACTCCCGTTGCCGGTCGGCGTACCACCCCGGGCAGCGATCGTCCTCTCGCCAAAAGATCTCTGCCCATGAAGGCTTCGGCGTATCTTGGACCAGGTAACGGACCACTTGGCAGGCCGAACTCGTCACCGATGGAGGCGGTTGGATGTAGGCCACCCATTTCTTCGATTCCAAGTTCTTCACGAACGCGTCCCAGTTCTCGTCGCTGCGAAGATACTCAAATTTACCGACCAGCTTCAACTTGCCAGCGGAACGCAGTCGGCGGAGTTTGCCGATCGCTTGTTCGCGATACGCTTCACGAAGCGGATCCGCATCCACCAAGTAGAAGCCATCGGAGTTTCTGGAGCCCGTCGCTGCGGTCGCCTCTGTCCACTGATGCGTGCTAAGGCCCGGCCCCGCGCCGGGAACCAGCATGTGAACATGCCAATGCGCCTCGAGTTTCTGATTCCACGTATGCAGAACCGTCATCGCCGCCGGATCATAATCCTGTTCGGCTTTGATTCGCCTCGACAGACTCTTCCAGGCCGAGTCCACCAGCAAGTCCGCCATCTCGTAGCGGTTGGCCAGTGCCAACTCGGACAGTTCGCTGGGCAGCGTGAAGACAACCTGATAGTACGTCACGCCGGGCAGGATCAACTTGGTTGCTTTGTCGTGAAAGTCGACTCGCTTGCCGCCGCTACACTGCGGGCAGTGGCGATCACCGCAGGAGTTGTACAGCGAAGTAATTTCGTCACAGTCAACGCACCTGAACTTCCGCCCTCCCAACACATGCGTGCGGCAAAGCGCCAGCTTTGCCAACACGCTTTGGACCTGACCAGACGTCGTGCTATTGACGGCCCCAGCGGCACCCAGACGCAGGATCTGTGCGACGCTTAGCTTTCCTGCGGCAGTGGACCGCTGTTCTCTGCCGCTGGCTGATACGTCGGCAATTGTTTCACTGGCAACCAATCCAGCGGACTGGGCACACTGTGCAGATGTTCGCGGCGACAGTGCAGATAGATCATCGTGGTGGTGAAACTGGCGTGGCCGAGCAGCTTGCTGATCGTCAACAAGTCCACGCCCGCCTCCAACAGTCCCGTCGCGTAGCTGTGCCGGAGTACGTGCGGGTAAACGCGTTTCTTGATTCCCGCCTTGGCGGCCGATCGCTTCATCATTTTCTGGATCGTGGTGTCGGCGTAAGTCTTCGTCGCCGAGTTGCCGGGGAACAGCAGATCCGATGGCCTGTACTTCTTCCAGTAGACCCTCAGCTCTTGCAAGAGTCTTGGCGAGAGCGGCACGAGCCGTTCCTTCTTGCCCTTTCCGCAGGCGACTCGGATCATCATCCGACTGGAGTCGATGTCGGCGATCCTCAGGTTGGCACATTCGGAGAACCTCAGCCCCGCCGAATAGAGCGTCATCAGAAAGGTTCGATGCTTGAGGTTGGGAGTGCATTGAATCAGCTTGTCGATTTCATGACGGCTCAGCACGGTCGGCAGCGTCTTGATCCGCTTGCCGAAGGGAACCATCTTGACCGGCCAGGAGACACGGATGGTGTGCGTATAGAGAAACCGTAGCGCGCAGACCGCTTGGTTGAAGGTGCTGTAGGCGACCTTCTTTTGTTGGATCAGGTAAAGCTGGAAGGTTCTAACGTCTTCGACGGTTGCTCGGCCCAGCGGCTTGGCGATGAAGGCAGCGAAGCGTCGAGCGTGATAGGTGTAGGCGTCGATCGTTGACTGGGCCAAGTTGCGAATGATCATGTCCTCGGCCATTCGCCGGGTGAGTTCGCAGGGATGTTTTTGATACGGAGTCATGGTGTATGCCTGAAAGCGAAATTGGAACGTTGCACGCCAAGAATCGGAGTGCGGAAGTGTTCCACAGTGCTTGCAGATCCCAAAAGCGCAAGCCCCATTTAGCCGTAACGTTCGCCACAACCGAACCCGTGCCCGAAGGCTTCCGGACGGACCAGAAACACCGCCCGCGACCAACAAGAGACTCAGCAGGCAACCTTCCGGAACGGTCGCCGACCGACAGCGTCCGCAGGACGCCACCGAGACCAGATGGCAGCAGGCACGACACACGTGCGCCAAGAAAACGCGACGATCACCCAGCTGAGTCAAGTTGGCATGGATGCCAACGCACCTTCACGCATGGATGCGTGCCACCACGTCAACCACCAACAACAAACACGCCGCGACTCCCCACTGCACCGGAGCCCACTCGATTAAGTTCAACGTCTGGCATAACCGGGCCGCCGCGGTTGATACTCCACTTGAAAACGCGCGACCGGCGGCTCCGCGTTCATGCCTTTGTTATGCGGCATTCTATCACCACTGGGATATGACGTAGAATAGCCCAGCGAGGAGCGCTGCCGCGAAGGCGATGGCGATAACCGCCAAGGCGGGTCTTCGTCGGACGAGCCATGTAAGCCTGCGAATAGACGACGGCGGTGAGGCCATTACAGGCCCAGCAGTTAAGGCTCGGTGGACATCATCGCGGAGCATTCGCAGGTCTGGGGCATGTGGCGACTGTGCAAGTTGCTGGTCAACTTCGTACCGCAGTTTTTGTAATTCACGTTCAGACCTTGCCGTAATCAGCCTACCCGTCAGAGATTGGACAATCGGTTTCGACTCGGTTTGGGGGTACCGTTCGCACTTGTTGTCGGTTGGAGGTTCGTGGCCAATCACCACACGACAGATCTGTGAAGCCACATTATCAATTCCCAGCGACGTCGTGACTGCAAGTTTGCCGGCCAGTAGTGGCGAGTACGCCACTACATCGTCACTGCTGATTTTGTGCCAAACAGGCAGGATGACCTTTCCTCGTCCGTCTTCGCGGGCGACAAGTGCATCAAGTTCCTTGTTCGGCCATTCCTTCGCAAAGAAGGACGGGCTGAGGACTACCACTCCAAAACGAGATTGTGCCAAGCCTTCGTCGATTTTCCGACGCAGGCTATCGCCCAACGTCAGTTCGAATTCGTCGAGCCATACGGTCGCTCCCAATTCTTGAAGCTTTTGGGCAAGAGGCCGGGCGACTTCGTCTTTGTCTTCGCTTGCATGGCTGATGAAAGTATCAAACTGCATGTTGGTCCAACTGTCGCCGCATAACGGCAGGGTTCAGCGGGGCCGCGCGAACGACTCTCCACTTCAAAAATGTCAACTCGCGGCCTCCGTTGCAACCCATGGTTCTGCCTCATGGATCGTCCAATGCAAGTCGCAGTTCGAACTCCGCAGGTTCGTCTGCGGGATACACCTGCAGGCTCTCGCGTCCCCCGCGCAGGACCCAATCGCCAGGCGTGATCGCACCGTCCTCCTTGACACTGAACGTACCTGCTCCTGACAACGGATCATCCAGAATGCCGCGAGCCACAGTATTACGATCTAGCCAACAATATTCAATCTTGCGAGCTTGTTGGTTGCGACGCAAAAGGAGAGTGATCGTCGAACCACCTTCGACCGAAGAACCGCCCCCGCGAGTAGTCTTGCCATCGACGACGGCATCGAAGGTCAAAAAATGCCCGTCAGGCTCTTCAGGAATTTCGATAGTGTACCGGCTTGCGTACAAGAGCTTCGTAAGCTCTTGATTGGACAAATGCGAATCGGAAAGGCTCTGTTGAATGAGCGGATGAACGAACACCGTGTAGATGGGCGGCCACCCCACCGCGATGAGCAGGACAGCGAATAGAGTCAGCGATCGTCGCGTCCTACGTTTCAAGTCGTCAGTCTCCTTTTGGCAGAACGTCGGTCGTCACCGGGCACGGAGAGACGACTTTCCATTTGTGGAAACCTGCAAGCCGTGCTCCGTGTGCACGACTTGGTTATTTGTTTGCCCTAACCAGTCGTCGGACTAGCGGCCGGCAAGCCGTCAGCCTACCGGGCATGGAGTCAGGCGGCAAGTTTTCGGGCGTTGCGTCAGTCCGCGTTGTCAGCAGTCGTTCGAGTTGATCACGGAGCGCCATCGAGCATTGAGATCACGAGTTGTGCGCCGAGGCCAACAGTTCCGATGCACCAAAAGACGCGTTGGTTTAGTACAAATAACGGTTGAAATCACGGGGCAACGGAGTTGGGGGTTTCTAACTACCGAAATGCGCCGCCCGTTGCTCCCGTGCATTTCATTGGCTATCCGCCGGTATGAATTGCGTTGTCATCGTTGACACGACGTGTGCCGAATGCGAGCTGGGCAGTAACGCGGCCAAGGAGCATTGCCAAACCAAACACACAAACATTGGAAAGCAAATCGGACTTTGGATAGGTAGATTGGAACGAAAGATAGATCGCCATGGCCACAAGAAAGTATGTGCCATCCGACCAATTGCTGCGAATTGTGGTTCGATTGGCGAAGCGGCTTATCGACACCTCCGCCACATACGTGGCTCCGAAGATGACGATCACGGCGAAAGTCCCAAGGATTACGAATCCTACGGTGTAGCCCTTCCACCACAGGATTGCGGCGATGAAAACCGTCGCTAGTAGATGTGAAGCGAGTTGCATTGGCATTTCAGTCGGATAACGTCGGTGGTCACCGAGTCGGAATGGTGGATGTTGTGATGGCCAAGCAAAGGCGCAGGTCCGACTTCGGTGCACCACATGGTTCGTCAGCGTTATTGTATGGGACGGCGCGGTGGGTGTGCATTGAGTATCCGACGCCAGCGAGCGCTATGAGTGACAATCCAGTAACTAGCGAGCAAGGCGATTCGGTAGAATCCGATCGCTGTAATTGCAAAAACGGTCCAGAGGGTACGCGAATATCCCTGTACGGTTGGCGAGTTTGTCAGGACCAGGACCAATATCAACAGCTGTAAAGCGAACAGGAATGCAAAAGGTGACGCCATCGTCAAGAACGCAAAGCGTCTGTCGGGGCGATCCATGTTCCCCATGTCCGCGATTTCTCTTTTTGTGAGCGGTAAGATCAGACTTCCCAATCTGCGTCGCCAGGTCAACAGTACCACTAGCGATATTGCGATGAAGCTGTAAACGCCGAATTCGGTGTCGAACCCGCCCGCAGCGTCAAACGCAATTTGCGCGATTACGACCAGTGTCGGGACGATTAACCACTTCGCGGTTTGGATGTGATGCTCCATTGAGAATCAGTTAGTCTGACGAACGTTTGGATTAACGCGGTTCCGTCACATGACATTGAAC
Protein-coding regions in this window:
- a CDS encoding toll/interleukin-1 receptor domain-containing protein; its protein translation is MQFDTFISHASEDKDEVARPLAQKLQELGATVWLDEFELTLGDSLRRKIDEGLAQSRFGVVVLSPSFFAKEWPNKELDALVAREDGRGKVILPVWHKISSDDVVAYSPLLAGKLAVTTSLGIDNVASQICRVVIGHEPPTDNKCERYPQTESKPIVQSLTGRLITARSERELQKLRYEVDQQLAQSPHAPDLRMLRDDVHRALTAGPVMASPPSSIRRLTWLVRRRPALAVIAIAFAAALLAGLFYVISQW
- a CDS encoding IS91 family transposase; this translates as MVASETIADVSASGREQRSTAAGKLSVAQILRLGAAGAVNSTTSGQVQSVLAKLALCRTHVLGGRKFRCVDCDEITSLYNSCGDRHCPQCSGGKRVDFHDKATKLILPGVTYYQVVFTLPSELSELALANRYEMADLLVDSAWKSLSRRIKAEQDYDPAAMTVLHTWNQKLEAHWHVHMLVPGAGPGLSTHQWTEATAATGSRNSDGFYLVDADPLREAYREQAIGKLRRLRSAGKLKLVGKFEYLRSDENWDAFVKNLESKKWVAYIQPPPSVTSSACQVVRYLVQDTPKPSWAEIFWREDDRCPGWYADRQRESHRRLWTASYGTDFYDWYVETQVESAEGIEREPIAMVQLPLAGFTGDLGYPQSYLVGSF
- a CDS encoding tyrosine-type recombinase/integrase, with translation MTPYQKHPCELTRRMAEDMIIRNLAQSTIDAYTYHARRFAAFIAKPLGRATVEDVRTFQLYLIQQKKVAYSTFNQAVCALRFLYTHTIRVSWPVKMVPFGKRIKTLPTVLSRHEIDKLIQCTPNLKHRTFLMTLYSAGLRFSECANLRIADIDSSRMMIRVACGKGKKERLVPLSPRLLQELRVYWKKYRPSDLLFPGNSATKTYADTTIQKMMKRSAAKAGIKKRVYPHVLRHSYATGLLEAGVDLLTISKLLGHASFTTTMIYLHCRREHLHSVPSPLDWLPVKQLPTYQPAAENSGPLPQES